Proteins from one Mesorhizobium sp. M9A.F.Ca.ET.002.03.1.2 genomic window:
- a CDS encoding 3-carboxy-cis,cis-muconate cycloisomerase has product MASLLGVGAEITAMIGFEVALAEVEAENGFIPAEAAAAIAHALATFWPDMARLKAGTARDGVVVPDLVRQMRQAVEEPYSKHVHSGATSQDVIDTAFVLRAGACLDLLEQRLAALASAFAHLSGRFGERLLTGHTRMQPARPIRAADRIESWRAPLLRHIERLETVRRSTGVIQFGGAAGTLDAFGEKGLTVRAALAARLGLADAPQWHGQRDRVAELAGWLSLVTGGLGKFGQDIALTAQAGDEIELSSGGSSSAMPNKQNPVDAEVLVTLARYNATQLSAVHHAVIHEQERSGAAWTLEWMVLKQMMMAAGASTRLASTLINRVEALGR; this is encoded by the coding sequence ATGGCGTCGCTGCTCGGCGTCGGAGCCGAGATCACTGCGATGATCGGCTTCGAGGTGGCGCTTGCCGAAGTCGAAGCGGAGAACGGTTTCATTCCAGCCGAGGCCGCAGCCGCCATCGCCCACGCATTGGCAACGTTCTGGCCGGACATGGCGAGGCTAAAGGCAGGCACGGCGCGCGACGGCGTCGTGGTGCCGGATCTGGTGCGGCAGATGAGGCAAGCGGTCGAAGAGCCGTATTCAAAACATGTGCATTCCGGCGCGACCAGCCAGGACGTGATCGATACCGCGTTCGTGCTTCGCGCGGGCGCATGTCTCGATCTACTGGAGCAACGCCTCGCAGCGCTTGCATCGGCTTTTGCCCATCTTTCCGGCCGCTTCGGTGAGCGGCTGCTGACGGGTCACACCCGCATGCAGCCGGCAAGGCCCATCCGCGCCGCCGACCGGATCGAAAGCTGGCGCGCACCGCTCCTGCGTCATATCGAGCGGCTGGAAACGGTCCGCCGATCGACCGGCGTCATCCAATTCGGCGGTGCGGCCGGAACGCTGGACGCCTTCGGCGAAAAAGGCCTCACCGTTCGCGCGGCGCTCGCAGCCCGGCTTGGTCTTGCCGACGCGCCGCAATGGCACGGCCAGCGCGACCGGGTCGCCGAACTCGCCGGCTGGCTGTCACTGGTCACGGGCGGTCTCGGAAAATTCGGCCAGGACATAGCGCTAACGGCGCAAGCAGGCGACGAGATCGAGCTTTCCAGCGGCGGCTCTTCCTCCGCTATGCCGAACAAGCAAAACCCGGTCGATGCCGAAGTGCTTGTTACGCTCGCCCGATACAATGCCACGCAACTCTCTGCGGTGCATCACGCTGTCATCCATGAACAGGAACGCTCGGGCGCTGCATGGACGCTGGAATGGATGGTCCTCAAGCAGATGATGATGGCTGCTGGCGCATCAACCCGGCTTGCTTCAACTCTGATTAATCGTGTCGAAGCACTCGGACGCTAG
- the pcaH gene encoding protocatechuate 3,4-dioxygenase subunit beta produces the protein MTHQKLASNLRPETGAFFQRDRDWHPPAFTPGYKTSVLRSPRRPLLSLNNTLSEITGPVFGHDLIGKLDNDLIHNFAAPGEAAIGPRIIVHGRVLDERGIGVSGALLEVWQANAGGRYRHKKESYLAPLDPNFGGCGRIITGEDGSYSFRTVQPGPYPWPNGPNDWRPAHIHLSVFGHGFAQRLITQMYFEGDPMIWKCPIVRTINDHRAIEGLTAALDMQAAIPMDARAYKFDIVLRGRRSTLFENRMEGN, from the coding sequence ATGACCCACCAGAAACTCGCATCCAACCTCAGGCCGGAGACCGGCGCCTTTTTCCAGCGCGATCGCGACTGGCATCCGCCGGCTTTCACGCCCGGCTACAAGACGTCGGTGCTCCGCTCGCCGCGTCGGCCACTTCTTTCGCTCAACAACACGCTGTCGGAGATTACCGGTCCGGTCTTCGGCCACGACTTGATCGGTAAGCTCGACAACGATCTGATCCATAATTTTGCGGCACCCGGCGAGGCTGCGATCGGTCCGCGCATCATCGTCCACGGGCGCGTGCTCGACGAGCGCGGCATCGGCGTTTCCGGCGCGCTGCTTGAAGTCTGGCAGGCCAATGCCGGCGGCCGCTACCGCCACAAGAAGGAAAGCTATCTCGCGCCGCTCGACCCGAACTTCGGCGGCTGCGGGCGCATCATCACCGGCGAGGACGGCTCCTACTCCTTCCGTACCGTCCAGCCCGGCCCCTATCCGTGGCCGAACGGCCCCAACGACTGGCGTCCGGCGCACATCCATCTCTCGGTATTCGGCCACGGCTTCGCGCAGCGGCTGATCACCCAGATGTATTTCGAGGGCGATCCGATGATCTGGAAATGCCCGATCGTGCGCACCATCAATGATCATCGAGCCATCGAGGGCCTGACCGCCGCACTCGACATGCAGGCAGCGATCCCGATGGACGCGCGCGCCTACAAATTCGATATCGTTCTGCGCGGACGCCGCTCGACGCTTTTCGAGAACCGCATGGAGGGCAACTGA
- a CDS encoding efflux RND transporter periplasmic adaptor subunit, producing the protein MKKRPVIVIGASLIAVSAALAFVTLSDRTQAASAAIDPRQDPQIVRLMTPEQVTGSARSFTGLIGARVQSDLGFRVAGKIVERLVNAGQQVKAGQPLMRIDDSDLRLALTAKRNAVAAARAVLVQASADERRYAVLVKNGLAATPQRYEQAKTALDTATAQLAAAEAEARVAENEATYSLLVADADGTVVDTLGEPGQVVSAGQTVVRLAQAGPREAVVALPETIRPAIDSVAEAIVYGGEGGRYAAHLRQLSDSADPQTRTYEARYVLDGVASAAPLGSTVTIRLASQAGKPEVQVPLGAMLDDGNKTGVWVLDSATSTVHFRPVKVVRVTSETAVISGLDSSDAIVSLGAHLLQEGARVRSASESGSN; encoded by the coding sequence ATGAAAAAGAGACCGGTTATTGTGATAGGGGCGAGCCTGATCGCGGTGTCAGCGGCGCTGGCATTCGTGACACTTTCCGATCGGACGCAGGCGGCCTCCGCCGCCATCGACCCGAGGCAGGATCCTCAGATCGTCAGACTGATGACACCTGAGCAAGTCACCGGTTCTGCGCGCAGCTTTACCGGTCTCATAGGGGCGAGGGTGCAGAGCGATCTCGGTTTTCGCGTCGCCGGCAAGATCGTGGAACGGCTTGTAAATGCCGGTCAGCAGGTCAAAGCCGGTCAGCCGCTGATGCGGATCGATGACTCCGACCTTCGCCTTGCGCTTACGGCGAAGCGCAACGCCGTCGCTGCAGCACGCGCTGTCCTGGTTCAGGCGAGTGCCGACGAGAGGCGTTATGCTGTTCTGGTTAAGAACGGATTGGCTGCAACCCCGCAGCGTTACGAGCAGGCGAAGACCGCGCTGGATACCGCGACGGCACAGCTCGCCGCCGCCGAAGCCGAAGCACGGGTCGCCGAGAATGAGGCGACTTACTCGCTCCTGGTGGCGGACGCGGATGGAACGGTGGTCGATACGCTTGGCGAGCCGGGGCAGGTCGTATCTGCCGGCCAAACAGTCGTGCGGCTTGCCCAGGCCGGCCCCCGCGAAGCGGTGGTCGCGCTTCCCGAAACGATCCGGCCGGCAATCGACTCGGTGGCCGAGGCCATCGTGTATGGGGGCGAAGGGGGTCGCTATGCAGCACATCTCCGGCAGTTGTCGGACTCAGCCGATCCCCAGACCCGCACCTATGAGGCCCGCTATGTGCTCGATGGTGTGGCCTCGGCTGCACCGCTTGGCTCGACGGTAACCATTCGGCTTGCAAGCCAGGCTGGCAAGCCGGAAGTCCAGGTGCCGCTGGGAGCTATGCTCGATGACGGTAACAAGACCGGCGTTTGGGTTCTGGACAGCGCCACCTCGACCGTACACTTTCGGCCGGTCAAGGTTGTTCGTGTGACCAGCGAAACCGCCGTGATTTCCGGGCTGGACTCCAGCGATGCGATTGTTTCGCTCGGCGCTCATCTCCTGCAGGAGGGCGCTCGCGTCAGGTCTGCGTCCGAAAGCGGGAGCAACTGA
- a CDS encoding efflux RND transporter permease subunit, with protein MNLNLSAIAVRERAVTLFFILLLVAAGAYAFLMLGRAEDPNFTIKTLTVTTAWPGATAREMQDLVAEPLEKRLQELTWYDRVETTTRPGYAYMTVTLKDSTPPSAVQDEFYQARKKLGDEARNLPSGVYGPFVNDEYSDVSFALYALKAKGMPMRELARQAEAIRQDLLHVPGVKKINILGERREQIFVEFSYAKLATLGVSAQDIVAALQRQNTVTPAGSIDTKGPQVFIRVDGAYDSIQAIADTPIVAAGRTLKLSDIAEVRRGYEDPPTYLIRRQGEPTIMLAAVMQEGWDGRALGKALEDRTAAIVRTLPLGMTLDKVSDQAVNITSAVDEFMMKFAMALGVVLLISLLSMGWRVGIVVAAAVPLTLAAVFLIMLETGRFFDRITLGALILALGLLVDDAIIAIEVMVVKMEEGMDRIRAAAYAWSHTAAPMLSGTLVTIAGFLPVGFARSTAGEYAGNIFWVVGFALIVSWIVAVVFTPYLGVKMLPAIKPIEGGHHAIYDTPNYRRLRRLITFAVRHKFVTSGIVAIAFALSVVGMGSLKQQFFPTSDRPEVLVEVRLPEGTSIETTTATVERLEHWLDHQPEAKIVTSYVGQGAPRFFFAMAPELPDPAFAKIVVLTPDAEAREVLKHRLREAMSQGLAPEANVRVTQLVFGPYTPFPVEFRVMGPDPAQLYSISAKALGIMRGVPDVRQANRDWGNRTPVLRFVPDQDRLSLIGLSPTEVAQQLQFLLTGIPVTQVREDIRNVPIVARSAGDERLDPTRIADFSLMSRDGRSIPLDQIGHSEIRLEEPILKRRDRTPVVTIRSDINEATQPPEVSKQIMTALQPLIASLPAGYRIEIGGSIEEAAKANTALGKVFPAMIAAMLIVIMLQVRSFSTMAMVMLTAPLGLVGVVPMLLTFNQPFGFNAILGLIGLAGILMRNTLILTEQIKENRAAGLDDYHAVIEATVQRTRPVILTALAAVLAFIPLTHSVFWGSMAYTLIGGTAVGTVLILLFLPALYIAWFRIKPAADETHEASTQEPELRLAAE; from the coding sequence ATGAACCTCAATCTTTCCGCGATCGCCGTTCGCGAGCGCGCCGTCACCCTGTTCTTCATCCTCCTGCTGGTGGCCGCCGGCGCTTACGCCTTCCTTATGCTCGGCCGGGCGGAGGATCCCAACTTCACCATCAAGACCCTCACGGTCACGACGGCGTGGCCGGGCGCGACGGCGCGTGAGATGCAGGACCTCGTCGCCGAACCTTTGGAGAAGCGGCTCCAGGAACTAACCTGGTATGACCGGGTGGAGACGACCACGCGGCCAGGCTATGCATATATGACGGTCACGCTGAAGGACAGCACACCGCCATCCGCCGTGCAGGACGAGTTCTACCAGGCCCGCAAGAAGCTCGGGGATGAAGCCCGCAACCTGCCGTCCGGCGTCTACGGCCCTTTCGTCAACGACGAATATTCGGACGTCAGCTTCGCCCTTTATGCGCTGAAGGCTAAAGGCATGCCGATGCGTGAGCTAGCCAGGCAGGCCGAGGCGATCCGACAGGATCTCCTGCACGTGCCCGGCGTCAAGAAGATCAACATCCTCGGTGAACGTCGCGAACAGATATTCGTCGAGTTCTCCTACGCCAAGCTGGCAACCCTCGGCGTATCGGCACAGGATATCGTTGCCGCCCTGCAGCGGCAGAACACCGTCACACCGGCGGGCTCGATCGACACCAAGGGGCCGCAAGTCTTCATCCGGGTCGACGGCGCTTATGACAGTATCCAGGCGATCGCCGACACGCCGATCGTCGCCGCGGGGCGGACGCTGAAGCTCTCCGACATCGCCGAGGTCCGCCGCGGCTATGAAGACCCTCCCACCTACCTCATCCGGCGCCAGGGCGAGCCGACCATCATGCTCGCGGCGGTTATGCAGGAGGGCTGGGATGGTCGCGCGCTCGGCAAGGCGCTGGAGGACAGGACGGCGGCCATTGTACGGACATTGCCGCTCGGGATGACGCTCGACAAGGTGTCCGACCAAGCCGTCAATATCACCTCGGCGGTTGACGAGTTCATGATGAAGTTCGCGATGGCGCTCGGCGTGGTGCTGCTGATCAGCCTGCTCAGCATGGGCTGGCGCGTCGGCATCGTCGTGGCGGCGGCCGTCCCCCTGACGCTCGCCGCCGTGTTCCTCATCATGCTGGAAACCGGCCGGTTCTTCGACCGCATCACGCTCGGCGCCCTCATCCTGGCGCTGGGTCTTCTCGTGGACGACGCCATCATCGCCATCGAGGTGATGGTGGTGAAGATGGAAGAGGGCATGGACCGCATCAGGGCGGCGGCCTATGCGTGGAGCCACACCGCCGCGCCGATGCTGTCGGGAACGCTCGTGACGATAGCCGGGTTCCTGCCCGTAGGCTTCGCCCGCTCGACGGCCGGCGAATATGCCGGCAACATCTTTTGGGTCGTGGGGTTCGCCCTTATCGTCTCTTGGATCGTCGCGGTGGTTTTCACGCCCTATCTCGGCGTCAAGATGCTGCCCGCGATCAAACCGATCGAAGGCGGTCACCACGCGATTTACGACACGCCGAACTATCGGCGCCTGCGGCGGCTCATCACCTTTGCGGTGCGCCACAAGTTCGTAACCTCCGGTATCGTCGCCATTGCCTTCGCGCTTTCCGTTGTCGGCATGGGCTCCCTCAAACAGCAGTTCTTCCCGACATCCGACCGCCCCGAAGTGTTGGTGGAGGTTCGCTTGCCGGAAGGCACCAGCATCGAGACGACAACCGCTACGGTCGAGAGGCTGGAGCACTGGCTGGACCACCAGCCAGAGGCCAAGATCGTCACGAGCTATGTCGGCCAGGGCGCTCCCCGCTTCTTCTTCGCAATGGCGCCGGAACTGCCTGATCCCGCGTTCGCCAAGATCGTCGTGCTTACACCCGACGCGGAGGCGCGCGAGGTTTTGAAGCATCGGCTCCGAGAGGCGATGTCCCAAGGGCTCGCACCCGAGGCCAATGTGCGCGTCACACAGCTCGTGTTCGGACCTTACACGCCATTCCCGGTCGAATTCCGGGTCATGGGACCTGATCCTGCGCAACTCTACAGCATATCCGCGAAGGCCCTCGGCATCATGCGAGGCGTTCCGGACGTGCGGCAGGCCAACCGCGACTGGGGCAATCGCACGCCCGTGCTTCGCTTCGTCCCGGACCAGGATAGATTGAGCCTCATCGGCCTGTCGCCGACCGAGGTGGCTCAGCAGCTGCAATTCCTCCTCACCGGCATCCCGGTCACGCAGGTCCGCGAGGACATCCGCAATGTCCCCATCGTTGCACGCAGCGCCGGCGACGAGCGGCTGGATCCGACACGTATTGCGGATTTCTCATTGATGAGCCGGGACGGCCGCTCGATTCCGCTCGACCAGATCGGCCATTCGGAAATCCGTCTGGAAGAGCCTATCCTGAAACGGCGCGATCGCACACCCGTCGTCACGATCCGCTCGGACATCAATGAGGCGACCCAGCCTCCAGAGGTCTCCAAGCAGATCATGACGGCGCTTCAGCCGCTGATCGCATCCCTTCCGGCCGGCTATCGCATCGAAATAGGCGGATCGATCGAGGAGGCTGCGAAGGCCAATACCGCGCTGGGTAAAGTCTTCCCGGCCATGATCGCCGCCATGCTGATCGTCATCATGCTGCAGGTGCGATCCTTCTCGACGATGGCCATGGTCATGCTGACGGCGCCGCTTGGCCTCGTCGGCGTCGTGCCCATGCTGCTTACCTTCAACCAGCCCTTTGGTTTCAACGCCATTCTTGGCCTGATCGGACTGGCCGGCATCCTGATGCGCAATACGCTGATCCTGACCGAACAGATCAAGGAGAACCGTGCGGCCGGCCTTGACGACTATCACGCTGTCATCGAGGCAACGGTGCAACGCACGAGGCCAGTGATCCTGACCGCACTTGCAGCGGTGCTGGCCTTCATCCCGCTTACGCACTCCGTCTTCTGGGGATCGATGGCCTATACGCTGATCGGCGGCACGGCGGTCGGCACGGTACTGATCCTGCTCTTCCTTCCTGCGCTGTATATCGCGTGGTTCCGGATCAAGCCGGCGGCGGATGAGACCCATGAGGCTTCGACCCAGGAACCGGAACTGCGGTTGGCCGCCGAATAG
- the pcaC gene encoding 4-carboxymuconolactone decarboxylase — MRRARSTRYDEGMATRRAILGDAHVDRAEAGKTEFDGPFQDLITEAAWSHVWSRDNITRRERSMITIALLAALGHDEEVAMHVRATANTGATREDIREALLHVAIYAGVPAANRAIRIARKTFTEMDTEAGRT; from the coding sequence ATGAGGAGAGCCCGCAGCACCCGATACGACGAGGGCATGGCGACCCGCCGCGCGATTCTCGGCGACGCGCATGTCGACCGCGCCGAGGCAGGCAAGACAGAATTCGACGGACCTTTCCAGGACCTCATCACGGAAGCCGCCTGGAGTCATGTCTGGTCGCGGGACAATATCACCAGGCGTGAGCGCTCGATGATCACGATCGCGCTGCTTGCAGCACTCGGCCACGACGAGGAGGTCGCCATGCATGTGCGCGCCACCGCCAATACCGGCGCCACGCGCGAGGACATCCGCGAGGCGCTTCTTCACGTAGCGATCTACGCCGGCGTGCCGGCCGCCAACCGCGCCATCAGGATCGCCAGGAAGACGTTCACCGAGATGGATACCGAGGCCGGCAGGACATGA
- the pcaD gene encoding 3-oxoadipate enol-lactonase: MEFARINGATLHYRHRHLAGRPTIVFVNSLGTDLRIWNGIEHLLAGDYGFLFYDKRGHGLSELGEAPHTIETHAADLAGLLDHLGIAGTVICGLSIGGVIAQCLYQVQPRLIEGMILCDTAAKIGTDETWNDRIKATRSEGIESFADGVMEKWFTPDFHRNCAEKLAGYRTMLTRQSPAGYAAACTAIRDADYRAAAALIGVPTLCVVGDQDGSTPPEMVESFAHSIPGAGCEVIAGAGHIPCVEQPEKLAKLIRRFVGNDMQRRRA; encoded by the coding sequence ATGGAATTTGCTCGTATCAACGGAGCAACGCTCCACTATCGACACCGGCACCTGGCCGGCCGGCCGACGATCGTCTTCGTGAATTCGCTGGGCACAGATTTGCGCATCTGGAACGGAATCGAACACCTGCTCGCCGGCGACTACGGCTTCTTATTTTACGACAAACGGGGTCATGGCCTTAGCGAACTCGGTGAGGCGCCGCACACGATCGAAACACACGCGGCCGATCTCGCCGGGCTTCTCGATCATCTGGGTATTGCCGGCACGGTCATCTGCGGTCTGTCGATCGGCGGCGTCATCGCGCAATGCCTCTACCAAGTCCAGCCCAGGCTGATCGAAGGGATGATCCTCTGCGACACCGCGGCCAAGATAGGCACCGACGAGACGTGGAACGACCGCATCAAGGCCACGCGTTCGGAAGGCATCGAAAGCTTCGCCGACGGTGTGATGGAAAAATGGTTCACGCCGGACTTCCACAGGAACTGCGCTGAAAAACTCGCCGGCTACAGGACCATGCTCACTCGCCAGTCGCCGGCCGGCTATGCCGCAGCCTGTACCGCGATCCGCGATGCTGACTACCGGGCCGCTGCGGCCTTGATCGGCGTGCCGACGCTCTGCGTCGTCGGCGATCAGGACGGTTCGACGCCGCCCGAAATGGTCGAATCGTTTGCTCATTCGATCCCCGGCGCTGGCTGCGAGGTGATCGCCGGCGCCGGCCACATCCCTTGCGTCGAGCAGCCCGAAAAACTCGCGAAGCTCATCCGCCGGTTCGTGGGGAATGACATGCAGCGGAGGCGTGCATGA
- the pcaG gene encoding protocatechuate 3,4-dioxygenase subunit alpha, with protein sequence MAQALDRLKESASQTAGPYVHIGLTPNFCGIEGVYSTDLGGTVVNEKTKGERIRIKIRVIDGADTPLKDALVEIWQADAAGLHNSPSDLRGSADPHFSGWGRRATDMTTGECTFETVKPGRVPFLDGRMMAPHITVWIAARGINIGLHTRMYFGDEEAANAEDPVLARIEHKARAATLIAPREGDTYSFDIHLQGEDETVFFDI encoded by the coding sequence ATGGCCCAGGCTCTGGACCGGCTGAAGGAAAGCGCCTCGCAGACTGCGGGTCCCTATGTCCACATCGGCCTGACGCCGAATTTCTGTGGAATCGAGGGTGTTTATTCGACCGACCTCGGCGGTACGGTGGTCAATGAAAAGACCAAGGGCGAGCGAATCAGGATAAAGATCAGGGTGATTGACGGGGCGGATACACCGCTTAAGGACGCGCTGGTCGAGATCTGGCAGGCGGATGCCGCCGGCCTCCACAACTCGCCCTCGGACCTGCGCGGCTCGGCCGATCCGCATTTTTCCGGCTGGGGACGTCGGGCGACCGACATGACAACCGGTGAGTGCACTTTCGAGACGGTGAAGCCTGGCCGCGTGCCCTTCCTCGACGGCCGCATGATGGCGCCGCACATCACGGTGTGGATCGCGGCGCGCGGCATCAACATCGGGCTCCACACGCGTATGTATTTCGGCGACGAGGAGGCCGCCAATGCTGAGGATCCGGTGCTTGCCCGCATTGAGCACAAGGCGCGCGCGGCGACGCTGATTGCGCCGCGCGAGGGCGATACATACAGCTTCGACATTCATCTCCAGGGCGAGGACGAAACCGTCTTCTTCGACATATGA
- a CDS encoding TetR/AcrR family transcriptional regulator: MRVSRIQAAENRETVINVASRLFREHGFDGIGLKDLMKGAGLTQGAFYKQFASKEDLAAQASRRAMESATHRWAEATAAKPEDPLGAVVAFYLSTGHREERMDGCPVVALGSDAARQGSDVKASFEAGIREYLDLLGSWVGDAHGEEPSDKAMAILSTMVGAVVLSRAVNDEHLSKQFLRAATESVRMGSSASDAQRGPLP; this comes from the coding sequence ATGCGCGTGAGTCGCATTCAGGCCGCGGAGAACCGCGAAACGGTGATCAATGTGGCAAGCCGCCTTTTCCGGGAGCACGGCTTTGACGGCATCGGCCTTAAGGACCTGATGAAGGGCGCCGGGCTGACCCAAGGCGCTTTCTACAAACAGTTCGCGTCAAAGGAGGACCTGGCGGCGCAGGCGTCGAGACGGGCGATGGAGAGCGCCACCCACCGATGGGCGGAAGCGACTGCGGCGAAACCCGAGGATCCGCTTGGTGCAGTAGTCGCGTTCTACCTCAGTACCGGACATCGCGAAGAAAGGATGGACGGCTGCCCGGTTGTGGCGCTCGGCTCGGATGCTGCCAGGCAGGGCAGCGACGTGAAAGCGTCATTCGAAGCCGGGATCAGGGAATACCTCGATCTGCTCGGTAGTTGGGTTGGCGATGCCCACGGCGAGGAGCCCAGCGACAAGGCCATGGCCATTCTCTCGACCATGGTCGGTGCAGTCGTCCTCTCACGGGCCGTCAACGACGAGCATCTGTCAAAGCAGTTCCTGCGAGCGGCCACCGAGAGCGTGCGGATGGGGTCGTCTGCCAGCGATGCTCAACGAGGACCGCTACCATGA
- a CDS encoding PaaI family thioesterase → MRGWLTGASVAQRWRRRSPSPCPPEAGKVELRATPESRFCNLTNTVHGGWIMTMLDTAMALAAQTTLSAGEICPSHETTAKFVRPIFIDSGVMHVIGHVVSRGRTVITLEGRIEDAEGRLHAHGTSTCLVVSRKP, encoded by the coding sequence TTGCGAGGCTGGCTGACGGGAGCATCCGTCGCCCAGCGATGGCGGAGACGTTCCCCTTCACCTTGCCCCCCTGAGGCAGGTAAGGTCGAACTCCGAGCCACCCCTGAGTCGCGCTTTTGCAATCTGACGAATACCGTCCACGGCGGCTGGATCATGACGATGCTCGACACCGCCATGGCTCTTGCTGCACAGACCACTCTTTCGGCTGGCGAAATCTGTCCGTCACACGAAACCACCGCCAAATTTGTCCGCCCGATATTCATCGATTCCGGCGTTATGCACGTCATCGGCCATGTGGTTTCGCGCGGCCGGACCGTCATCACGCTGGAAGGCAGGATCGAGGATGCCGAAGGCAGGCTCCACGCCCATGGCACGTCTACATGCCTGGTCGTGAGCAGGAAGCCGTGA
- a CDS encoding nuclear transport factor 2 family protein: protein MLYSYIVEKEIRKTFGHVNNHRWDEAVKAVAPHVHHRVSGAHALDGERHDKEALRRWFERLGRVLPTLNLTVNNIWVKGWPWNTTVFAQWDGTATLLNSDASYANRGLHVFTLRWGRVHALEEFQDSQAAARALAAQAAAGLEEAVAEQIVS, encoded by the coding sequence ATGCTATACAGTTACATTGTCGAGAAAGAAATCCGAAAGACCTTCGGCCACGTTAACAACCATCGCTGGGATGAGGCGGTGAAAGCAGTCGCGCCGCATGTCCATCACCGCGTTTCCGGTGCCCACGCGCTTGATGGTGAGCGCCATGACAAAGAAGCCCTACGCCGCTGGTTTGAGCGCCTCGGCCGCGTCCTACCCACCCTCAATCTCACGGTCAACAATATCTGGGTGAAGGGCTGGCCGTGGAATACCACCGTGTTTGCCCAGTGGGACGGCACCGCAACGCTGCTCAACAGCGACGCGTCTTACGCCAACCGTGGTCTCCATGTGTTCACTCTGCGGTGGGGCAGAGTCCATGCACTCGAGGAATTTCAAGATTCACAAGCAGCGGCCCGCGCTCTTGCCGCCCAAGCGGCAGCTGGCCTCGAAGAAGCTGTCGCCGAACAAATTGTAAGCTAG